Proteins from a genomic interval of Diospyros lotus cultivar Yz01 chromosome 6, ASM1463336v1, whole genome shotgun sequence:
- the LOC127803746 gene encoding transcription factor bHLH49-like isoform X3, which produces MDAGGNGDLVPEYGCGGLLGCSSMDSFVDKVLNSNIVSEPLHNHWSEANSSASGGWAPLDSIVKNVKIGAHPNFSDVHVNSSSYTDMLRSEGTSGFSHLGQFQSDCSLAEIEFNPSCFGSGIFSQRDNFVIQQRCHQITNCGTSADYSQERRGNESEKALNSLSTANKYTQIQEESKTFDEATMKPSLDVKRRKKENSSPFFLLKTMKADQGVGQSIQALDDKKRKPEQNPADNICCQLVGKQVKDSSTSGDASKEDYVHVRAKRGQATNSHSLAERVRREKIRERMKYLQDLVPGCSKFPLNFQITGKAVMLDEIINYVLSLQRQVEFLSMKLATVYPEMHVDPEQVLSRDFIPV; this is translated from the exons ATGGACGCTGGCGGCAATGGAGATTTAGTGCCTGAATATGGATGTGGGGGTCTTTTGGGTTGCTCATCTATGGATAGTTTTGTGGATAAGGTTCTTAACAGCAATATTGTCTCGGAGCCTTTGCACAATCATTGGAGTGAAGCAAATTCATCTGCCAGTGGTGGCTGGGCTCCACTTGATTCGATTgtgaaaaatgtaaaaattggGGCTCATCCAAATTTTTCCGATGTTCATGTCAATAGTTCTTCCTACACTGATATGTTACGAAGTGAAGGGACAAGTGGCTTCTCTCACCTTGGTCAGTTTCAATCAGATTGCAGTCTAGCAGAGATAGAGTTTAACCCTTCCTGCTTTGGCAGTGGGATCTTTTCACAGAGAGATAATTTTGTAATCCAACAAAGGTGCCATCAGATAACTAATTGTGGTACTTCTGCTGACTATTCCCAAGAACGACGTGGCAATGAATCCGAAAAAGCGTTGAATTCACTAAGTACAGCCAATAAGTATACCCAAATCCAAGAGGAGAGTAAAACCTTTGATGAAGCAACCATGAAACCGTCACTTGatgtgaaaagaagaaaaaaggaaaattcttctccattttttctgTTAAAG ACCATGAAAGCAGATCAAGGAGTAGGCCAATCCATTCAAGCGTTAGATGACAAGAAAAGGAAACCTGAACAAAATCCAGCTGATAATATCTGCTGTCAACTCGTAGGTAAACAAGTTAAAGACAGTTCTACTAGTGGGGATGCTTCAAAAGAAGACTATGTTCATGTGAGAGCCAAAAGAGGCCAAGCAACCAACAGTCATAGCCTTGCAGAGAGA GTGAGGAGAGAAAAAATTAGAGAGCGAATGAAATATTTACAAGATCTTGTTCCAGGATGTAGTAAg TTTCCACTCAACTTTCAGATCACAGGAAAGGCAGTAATGCTTGATGAGATCATCAACTATGTTTTGTCATTGCAACGGCAAGTTGAG TTTCTGTCTATGAAACTTGCCACTGTCTATCCTGAAATGCATGTTGACCCAGAACAGGTTCTGTCCAGAGAT TTCATTCCTGTGTAG
- the LOC127803746 gene encoding transcription factor bHLH49-like isoform X2: MDAGGNGDLVPEYGCGGLLGCSSMDSFVDKVLNSNIVSEPLHNHWSEANSSASGGWAPLDSIVKNVKIGAHPNFSDVHVNSSSYTDMLRSEGTSGFSHLGQFQSDCSLAEIEFNPSCFGSGIFSQRDNFVIQQRCHQITNCGTSADYSQERRGNESEKALNSLSTANKYTQIQEESKTFDEATMKPSLDVKRRKKENSSPFFLLKTMKADQGVGQSIQALDDKKRKPEQNPADNICCQLVGKQVKDSSTSGDASKEDYVHVRAKRGQATNSHSLAERVRREKIRERMKYLQDLVPGCSKITGKAVMLDEIINYVLSLQRQVEFLSMKLATVYPEMHVDPEQVLSRDIHHLQGASAAILGDPGMDSYPKEMLQGALLAAQTSNLEPRIFPSVAPVWDKKLDSSS, encoded by the exons ATGGACGCTGGCGGCAATGGAGATTTAGTGCCTGAATATGGATGTGGGGGTCTTTTGGGTTGCTCATCTATGGATAGTTTTGTGGATAAGGTTCTTAACAGCAATATTGTCTCGGAGCCTTTGCACAATCATTGGAGTGAAGCAAATTCATCTGCCAGTGGTGGCTGGGCTCCACTTGATTCGATTgtgaaaaatgtaaaaattggGGCTCATCCAAATTTTTCCGATGTTCATGTCAATAGTTCTTCCTACACTGATATGTTACGAAGTGAAGGGACAAGTGGCTTCTCTCACCTTGGTCAGTTTCAATCAGATTGCAGTCTAGCAGAGATAGAGTTTAACCCTTCCTGCTTTGGCAGTGGGATCTTTTCACAGAGAGATAATTTTGTAATCCAACAAAGGTGCCATCAGATAACTAATTGTGGTACTTCTGCTGACTATTCCCAAGAACGACGTGGCAATGAATCCGAAAAAGCGTTGAATTCACTAAGTACAGCCAATAAGTATACCCAAATCCAAGAGGAGAGTAAAACCTTTGATGAAGCAACCATGAAACCGTCACTTGatgtgaaaagaagaaaaaaggaaaattcttctccattttttctgTTAAAG ACCATGAAAGCAGATCAAGGAGTAGGCCAATCCATTCAAGCGTTAGATGACAAGAAAAGGAAACCTGAACAAAATCCAGCTGATAATATCTGCTGTCAACTCGTAGGTAAACAAGTTAAAGACAGTTCTACTAGTGGGGATGCTTCAAAAGAAGACTATGTTCATGTGAGAGCCAAAAGAGGCCAAGCAACCAACAGTCATAGCCTTGCAGAGAGA GTGAGGAGAGAAAAAATTAGAGAGCGAATGAAATATTTACAAGATCTTGTTCCAGGATGTAGTAAg ATCACAGGAAAGGCAGTAATGCTTGATGAGATCATCAACTATGTTTTGTCATTGCAACGGCAAGTTGAG TTTCTGTCTATGAAACTTGCCACTGTCTATCCTGAAATGCATGTTGACCCAGAACAGGTTCTGTCCAGAGAT ATTCATCATTTGCAAGGTGCCAGTGCAGCTATTCTGGGTGATCCAGGCATGGACTCTTATCCCAAAGAAATGCTGCAAGGAGCCTTGCTGGCTGCCCAGACCTCGAACCTGGAACCTCGAATCTTCCCCAGT GTGGCACCCGTGTGGGACAAAAAGCTTGATAGTTCAAGCTAG
- the LOC127803748 gene encoding receptor-like protein 44 → MGGGVGRFMLVLVLTCTGLRSTSADPDDEACLSHLSESLVDPNHNLQNWTRDTFKNPCSGFTSYLEGATCNNGRIYKLSLTNLSLRGSISPYLSNCTNLQALDLSSNALSGPIPADLQYLVNLAVLNLSSNRLSGPIPPQLAFCAYLNVIDLHENQLSGPIPQQLGLLVRLSVFDVSNNRLSGPIPPSLGNRSGNLPRFNASSYQGNKDLYGYPLPPMKSKGLSVLAIVGIGLGSGFLSLVLSFTAVCIWLRVTEQKMAAEEGKISQLMPEY, encoded by the coding sequence ATGGGTGGTGGTGTTGGGAGGTTTATGCTGGTGTTGGTGCTAACGTGCACCGGTCTCCGATCAACGAGTGCAGATCCGGACGACGAGGCGTGCCTGAGCCACCTGAGCGAGTCGCTGGTGGACCCAAACCACAACCTCCAGAACTGGACGCGAGATACCTTCAAGAACCCTTGCTCCGGCTTTACCTCCTACCTGGAAGGCGCCACTTGCAACAACGGCCGCATCTACAAGCTCTCCCTCACCAACCTCTCTCTCCGAGGATCCATCTCTCCGTATCTCTCCAACTGCACCAATCTCCAGGCCCTCGACCTCTCCTCCAACGCCCTCTCCGGCCCCATCCCCGCCGACCTCCAGTACCTGGTCAACCTCGCCGTCCTCAACCTCTCCTCCAACCGCCTCTCCGGCCCCATCCCGCCCCAGCTCGCCTTCTGCGCCTACCTCAACGTCATCGACCTCCATGAGAACCAACTCTCCGGCCCCATACCTCAGCAGCTCGGCCTCCTCGTCCGCCTCTCCGTCTTCGACGTCTCCAACAACCGCCTCTCGGGCCCCATCCCCCCCTCCCTCGGCAACCGCAGTGGCAACCTGCCCCGCTTCAATGCCAGCTCCTACCAGGGCAACAAGGACCTCTACGGCTACCCATTGCCGCCCATGAAGAGCAAAGGCCTCTCCGTGCTGGCCATTGTCGGGATCGGATTGGGAAGCGGGTTCTTGAGCTTGGTACTGAGTTTCACCGCCGTGTGCATATGGCTCAGAGTCACCGAGCAGAAGATGGCCGCCGAGGAAGGCAAGATCAGTCAGCTCATGCCTGAGTATTGA
- the LOC127803743 gene encoding DEAD-box ATP-dependent RNA helicase 16 has product MAKASEKPPHENAAQPKDDEELKEDQTFEDLGLDPRLIRALTKKSIHVPTPIQRVAIPLILEGKDVVARAKTGSGKTYAYALPLLQKLFSDSGLSMKLAPTAIILVPTRELCQQVYAEVVSLIELCRVQLKVVQLTSTMSGSDLRTALAGPPDILVSTPACIQTCFSKGVLHPTSVQDSLSMLVLDEADLLLSYGYEDDLRALTAHIPRRCQCLLMSATSSADVEKLKKLILHNPYILTLPEVGDSKDEIVPKNVQQFWISCSSQDKLVYILALLKLELVQKRVLIFTNTIDMSFRMKLFLEQFGIKSAVLNAELPQNSRLHILEEFNAGLFDYLIATDNSQEKGKEQAEDESHVERKRSKKRAKQKLDSEFGVVRGIDFKNVHTVINFDMPQNAAGYVHRIGRTGRAYNTGASVSLVSSDEMEIFEEIKSVLGEDEEKDSNFIAPFPLLTKNAVESLRYRAEDVARSVTKIAVRESRAQDLRNEILNSEKLKAHFQDNPRDLDLLKHDKILSKKDPAPHLRDVPEYLLDPTTQEASKIVKLARAAMGKDISAHHRGLKGKFRKSKDPLKAFSSEGRRRAFKGGKREGKGNDDNSRNKRKKSA; this is encoded by the exons ATGGCGAAAGCATCGGAGAAGCCTCCTCACGAGAACGCAGCTCAGCCAAAGGATGATGAAGAACTGAAAGAAGACCAGACCTTCGAAGACCTTGGTCTGGATCCTCGTTTGATTCGTGCCCTAACCAAGAAATCCATTCACGTTCCCACTCCTATCCAGCGCGTCGCTATTCCTCTAATCCTT gaaggcaaggatgtggttGCCCGGGCGAAGACCGGTTCCGGGAAGACATACGCTTACGCCCTTCCGTTGCTTCAGAAGTTGTTCTCTGATTCTGGTTTGAGCATGAAGCTTGCTCCCACTGCCATCATTCTCGTCCCCACGCGAGAATTATGTCAACAG GTTTATGCGGAGGTTGTGTCGCTGATCGAGTTATGTAGAGTGCAATTGAAAGTAGTACAGCTGACTAGCACCATGTCCGGTTCTGACTTG AGAACTGCTTTGGCTGGACCTCCTGATATTCTGGTTTCTACACCAGCTTGCATACAAACATGCTTTTCGAAAGGCGTACTCCATCCTACATCTGTTCAAGATTCGCTTTCAATGCTTGTTCTCGATGAG GCAGACCTCCTTCTATCATATGGGTATGAAGATGACCTCAGAGCTCTTACGGCTCATATTCCTAGGCGTTGTCAATGTCTTCTCATGTCTGCTACCTCAAG TGCTGATGTTGAGAAACTCAAAAAGCTTATCCTGCACAATCCCTATATCTTAACATTGCCAGAAGTGGGAGATTCTAAAGATGAAATAGTTCCTAAAAATGTTCAGCAGTTTTGG ATTTCATGCAGTTCTCAAGATAAGCTTGTCTACATCCTTGccctcttgaagttggagctggTCCAGAAAAGAGTGCTGATATTTACTAACACAATTGATATGAGTTTCAGAATGAAACTCTTCTTGGAACAG TTTGGAATAAAATCTGCTGTTTTAAATGCTGAGTTACCACAGAATTCACGTCTACATATCCTTGAG GAATTCAATGCTGGACTTTTTGACTATTTGATAGCAACTGATAACAGCCAAGAAAAAGGGAAGGAACAAGCTGAAGATGAGAGCCATGTTGAGAGAAAAAGATCTAAGAAGCGTGCCAAGCAGAAATTGGACTCTGAGTTTGGTGTGGTGAGAGGAATTGATTTCAAGAATGTGCACACG gttataaattttgatatgccTCAAAATGCTGCTGGATATGTTCACCGAATTGGACGTACTGGAAGAGCCTATAATACTGGTGCATCTGTCTCCCTA GTTTCTTCAGATGAGATGGAAAtatttgaagaaattaaatCTGTTTtaggagaagatgaagaaaaggaCTCAAATTTTATTGCACCATTTCCTTTGCTTACTAAAAATGCAGTGGAGTCTTTGCGATATAGAGCTGAG GATGTTGCAAGGAGTGTGACAAAAATTGCTGTGAGAGAATCACGGGCTCAGGATCTGAGAAATGAAATTCTTAATTCTGAAAA GTTGAAAGCTCATTTTCAGGATAATCCAAGGGACTTGG ATCTTCTGAAACATGACAAGATCCTAAGCAAGAAGGATCCCGCTCCTCACCTACGTGATGTTCCCGAGTACCTCTTGGACCCAACTACGCAGGAAGCAAGCAAGATTGTTAAACTTGCTAGGGCTGCCATGGGAAAAGACATCTCTGCTCATCACAGGGGATTGAAGGGGAAATTCAGAAAAAGTAAAGATCCTCTCAAAGCCTTCTCTTCTGAG GGACGGAGAAGAGCATTCAAAGGCGGAAAAAGGGAGGGAAAGGGGAATGATGATAACAGtagaaacaaaaggaaaaagtcTGCATGA
- the LOC127803746 gene encoding transcription factor bHLH78-like isoform X4, whose translation MDAGGNGDLVPEYGCGGLLGCSSMDSFVDKVLNSNIVSEPLHNHWSEANSSASGGWAPLDSIVKNVKIGAHPNFSDVHVNSSSYTDMLRSEGTSGFSHLGQFQSDCSLAEIEFNPSCFGSGIFSQRDNFVIQQRCHQITNCGTSADYSQERRGNESEKALNSLSTANKYTQIQEESKTFDEATMKPSLDVKRRKKENSSPFFLLKTMKADQGVGQSIQALDDKKRKPEQNPADNICCQLVGKQVKDSSTSGDASKEDYVHVRAKRGQATNSHSLAERVRREKIRERMKYLQDLVPGCSKFPLNFQITGKAVMLDEIINYVLSLQRQVEEQHIKFPGNAACPMHLW comes from the exons ATGGACGCTGGCGGCAATGGAGATTTAGTGCCTGAATATGGATGTGGGGGTCTTTTGGGTTGCTCATCTATGGATAGTTTTGTGGATAAGGTTCTTAACAGCAATATTGTCTCGGAGCCTTTGCACAATCATTGGAGTGAAGCAAATTCATCTGCCAGTGGTGGCTGGGCTCCACTTGATTCGATTgtgaaaaatgtaaaaattggGGCTCATCCAAATTTTTCCGATGTTCATGTCAATAGTTCTTCCTACACTGATATGTTACGAAGTGAAGGGACAAGTGGCTTCTCTCACCTTGGTCAGTTTCAATCAGATTGCAGTCTAGCAGAGATAGAGTTTAACCCTTCCTGCTTTGGCAGTGGGATCTTTTCACAGAGAGATAATTTTGTAATCCAACAAAGGTGCCATCAGATAACTAATTGTGGTACTTCTGCTGACTATTCCCAAGAACGACGTGGCAATGAATCCGAAAAAGCGTTGAATTCACTAAGTACAGCCAATAAGTATACCCAAATCCAAGAGGAGAGTAAAACCTTTGATGAAGCAACCATGAAACCGTCACTTGatgtgaaaagaagaaaaaaggaaaattcttctccattttttctgTTAAAG ACCATGAAAGCAGATCAAGGAGTAGGCCAATCCATTCAAGCGTTAGATGACAAGAAAAGGAAACCTGAACAAAATCCAGCTGATAATATCTGCTGTCAACTCGTAGGTAAACAAGTTAAAGACAGTTCTACTAGTGGGGATGCTTCAAAAGAAGACTATGTTCATGTGAGAGCCAAAAGAGGCCAAGCAACCAACAGTCATAGCCTTGCAGAGAGA GTGAGGAGAGAAAAAATTAGAGAGCGAATGAAATATTTACAAGATCTTGTTCCAGGATGTAGTAAg TTTCCACTCAACTTTCAGATCACAGGAAAGGCAGTAATGCTTGATGAGATCATCAACTATGTTTTGTCATTGCAACGGCAAGTTGAG GAGCAACACATTAAGTTCCCAGGAAATGCTGCCTGCCCCATGCATTTGTGGTAG
- the LOC127803746 gene encoding transcription factor bHLH49-like isoform X1, translated as MDAGGNGDLVPEYGCGGLLGCSSMDSFVDKVLNSNIVSEPLHNHWSEANSSASGGWAPLDSIVKNVKIGAHPNFSDVHVNSSSYTDMLRSEGTSGFSHLGQFQSDCSLAEIEFNPSCFGSGIFSQRDNFVIQQRCHQITNCGTSADYSQERRGNESEKALNSLSTANKYTQIQEESKTFDEATMKPSLDVKRRKKENSSPFFLLKTMKADQGVGQSIQALDDKKRKPEQNPADNICCQLVGKQVKDSSTSGDASKEDYVHVRAKRGQATNSHSLAERVRREKIRERMKYLQDLVPGCSKFPLNFQITGKAVMLDEIINYVLSLQRQVEFLSMKLATVYPEMHVDPEQVLSRDIHHLQGASAAILGDPGMDSYPKEMLQGALLAAQTSNLEPRIFPSVAPVWDKKLDSSS; from the exons ATGGACGCTGGCGGCAATGGAGATTTAGTGCCTGAATATGGATGTGGGGGTCTTTTGGGTTGCTCATCTATGGATAGTTTTGTGGATAAGGTTCTTAACAGCAATATTGTCTCGGAGCCTTTGCACAATCATTGGAGTGAAGCAAATTCATCTGCCAGTGGTGGCTGGGCTCCACTTGATTCGATTgtgaaaaatgtaaaaattggGGCTCATCCAAATTTTTCCGATGTTCATGTCAATAGTTCTTCCTACACTGATATGTTACGAAGTGAAGGGACAAGTGGCTTCTCTCACCTTGGTCAGTTTCAATCAGATTGCAGTCTAGCAGAGATAGAGTTTAACCCTTCCTGCTTTGGCAGTGGGATCTTTTCACAGAGAGATAATTTTGTAATCCAACAAAGGTGCCATCAGATAACTAATTGTGGTACTTCTGCTGACTATTCCCAAGAACGACGTGGCAATGAATCCGAAAAAGCGTTGAATTCACTAAGTACAGCCAATAAGTATACCCAAATCCAAGAGGAGAGTAAAACCTTTGATGAAGCAACCATGAAACCGTCACTTGatgtgaaaagaagaaaaaaggaaaattcttctccattttttctgTTAAAG ACCATGAAAGCAGATCAAGGAGTAGGCCAATCCATTCAAGCGTTAGATGACAAGAAAAGGAAACCTGAACAAAATCCAGCTGATAATATCTGCTGTCAACTCGTAGGTAAACAAGTTAAAGACAGTTCTACTAGTGGGGATGCTTCAAAAGAAGACTATGTTCATGTGAGAGCCAAAAGAGGCCAAGCAACCAACAGTCATAGCCTTGCAGAGAGA GTGAGGAGAGAAAAAATTAGAGAGCGAATGAAATATTTACAAGATCTTGTTCCAGGATGTAGTAAg TTTCCACTCAACTTTCAGATCACAGGAAAGGCAGTAATGCTTGATGAGATCATCAACTATGTTTTGTCATTGCAACGGCAAGTTGAG TTTCTGTCTATGAAACTTGCCACTGTCTATCCTGAAATGCATGTTGACCCAGAACAGGTTCTGTCCAGAGAT ATTCATCATTTGCAAGGTGCCAGTGCAGCTATTCTGGGTGATCCAGGCATGGACTCTTATCCCAAAGAAATGCTGCAAGGAGCCTTGCTGGCTGCCCAGACCTCGAACCTGGAACCTCGAATCTTCCCCAGT GTGGCACCCGTGTGGGACAAAAAGCTTGATAGTTCAAGCTAG
- the LOC127804615 gene encoding squalene epoxidase 3-like: MLQPSPHHHPVLAGHPPRPGSNATRCHQLPLPLPAPTTARTRTSLVFAYRRPPSPPPPAIALSLAKASAGAGAVGVTKRPTSACLFGGCFHWLTGSNKKRVEVVVGNYVSGTFFASLLGFDIRCNAKAEAEKRRRSGGRNFVDSYESGSVRSSDKREVRSGREAGTDVIIVGAGVAGAALAHTLGKDGRQVHVIERDLTEPDRIVGELLQPGGYLKLIELALEDCVEDIDAQKVLGYALFKDGRGTRLSYPLEKFHLDVAGRSFHNGRFIQRMREKASMLPNVQLEQGTVTSLLEENGTIKGVKYKTRTGQQLKVYAPLTVVCDGCFSNLRRALCNPKVDVPSCFIGLVLENCKLPFPNHGHVILADPSPILFYPISSTEIRCLVDVPGKKIPSIANGEMAKYLKTVVAPQILPELHDAFTAAIDKGDIRTMQNRSMPAAPCPIPGALLIGDAFNMRHPLTGGGMTVALSDIVILRDLLKPLHDLNDSTSLCRYLESFYTLRKPVSSTINTLAGALYKVFCASPDRERKELRKACFDYLSLGGVCSRGPMALLSGLNPSPLSLALHFLAVAIYAVGRLLLPFPSFEHLQIAARLLLVACSIIFPIIKVEGVRETFLPATVPAYCRAALPVNWIVN, from the exons ATGCTGCAACCCAGCCCGCATCACCACCCGGTTCTTGCGGGTCATCCGCCACGCCCCGGTAGTAATGCTACCCGTTGCCACCAGCTTCCACTTCCCCTTCCAGCACCAACGACAGCAAGAACCAGAACCTCCTTAGTTTTTGCCTATAGAAGGCCTCCGTCTCCCCCTCCCCCTGCAATTGCGTTATCTCTCGCCAAAGCCAGCGCCGGTGCTGGAGCTGTTGGAGTAACGAAGAGACCAACGAGCGCCTGCCTTTTTGGCGGATGTTTCCATTGGTTAACCGGTTCAAACAAGAAGAGGGTGGAGGTGGTAGTGGGCAATTACGTTTCTGGAACGTTCTTTGCCTCTCTGTTAGGGTTTGATATTCGCTGTAACGCGAAAGCGGAAGCTGAGAAGAGACGCCGGAGTGGGGGCCGCAACTTTGTCGATAGCTACGAAAGCGGTTCGGTCCGGAGTTCCGATAAGCGGGAGGTCCGATCTGGAAGGGAAGCGGGAACGGACGTGATCATTGTCGGAGCTGGCGTCGCCGGTGCTGCTCTGGCTCACACTCTCGGTAAG GATGGAAGGCAGGTTCATGTCATTGAACGAGATTTGACAGAGCCAGATAGGATTGTTGGTGAACTGTTACAGCCTGGAGGATACCTAAAACTAATTGAGTTGGCCCTTGAGG ACTGTGTTGAGGACATTGACGCCCAGAAGGTGCTTGGATATGCTCTTTTCAAAGATGGGAGAGGCACTAGGTTGTCTTATCCCTTGGAAAAGTTCCACTTGGATGTGGCTGGTAGAAGCTTCCACAATGGAAGGTTCATACAGAGGATGAGAGAAAAAGCTTCTATGCTTCCAAA TGTACAACTAGAGCAAGGAACTGTAACATCCCTTCTTGAAGAAAATGGAACTATTAAGGGGGTTAAGTACAAAACTAGGACTGGTCAACAGCTTAAAGTGTATGCACCTCTTACTGTTGTTTGTGATGGATGCTTCTCAAATTTGCGCCGTGCTCTATGCAACCCTAAG GTAGATGTGCCCTCTTGCTTCATCGGCTTGGTCTTGGAGAACTGTAAGCTTCCATTTCCAAATCATGGCCATGTGATATTAGCAGATCCCTCGCCCATATTATTTTATCCCATAAGTAGTACAGAGATTCGTTGCTTAGTTGATGTACCTGGTAAAAAGATCCCTTCTATTGCTAATGGTGAAATGGCCAAATATTTGAAGACTGTGGTGGCTCCTCAG ATTCTACCTGAGCTGCATGATGCATTTACAGCGGCAATTGATAAAGGGGATATTAGAACAATGCAAAATAGAAGCATGCCAGCTGCTCCCTGTCCTATTCCTGGAGCATTATTAATTGGTGATGCTTTCAACATGCGTCATCCTTTAACTGGTGGAGGAATGACTGTGGCACTCTCTGATATTGTTATTCTGCGGGATCTCCTTAAGCCTTTGCATGACCTGAATGACTCAACTTCATTGTGCAGATATCTTGAATCCTTTTACACTTTACGAAAA CCTGTGTCATCCACAATAAACACTTTGGCTGGAGCCCTATATAAGGTGTTCTGTGCATCTCCTGATCGAGAAAGGAAGGAATTGCGCAAAGcatgttttgattatttgagCCTTGGAGGTGTTTGTTCTAGAGGACCCATGGCTCTACTATCTGGACTGAATCCTAGCCCTTTGAGCTTGGCACTCCATTTCCTTGCTGTGGCTATATATGCTGTTGGGCGCCTGTTGCTACCATTTCCTTCCTTTGAACATCTGCAGATAGCTGCAAGATTACTTTTG GTTGCATGTAGTATCATTTTTCCAATCATAAAGGTTGAAGGAGTAAGGGAAACATTCCTCCCTGCAACTGTTCCGGCATATTGTAGAGCAGCTCTTCCTGTTAACTGGATTGTGAATTAA
- the LOC127803746 gene encoding transcription factor bHLH78-like isoform X5 — protein MDAGGNGDLVPEYGCGGLLGCSSMDSFVDKVLNSNIVSEPLHNHWSEANSSASGGWAPLDSIVKNVKIGAHPNFSDVHVNSSSYTDMLRSEGTSGFSHLGQFQSDCSLAEIEFNPSCFGSGIFSQRDNFVIQQRCHQITNCGTSADYSQERRGNESEKALNSLSTANKYTQIQEESKTFDEATMKPSLDVKRRKKENSSPFFLLKTMKADQGVGQSIQALDDKKRKPEQNPADNICCQLVGKQVKDSSTSGDASKEDYVHVRAKRGQATNSHSLAERVRREKIRERMKYLQDLVPGCSKITGKAVMLDEIINYVLSLQRQVEEQHIKFPGNAACPMHLW, from the exons ATGGACGCTGGCGGCAATGGAGATTTAGTGCCTGAATATGGATGTGGGGGTCTTTTGGGTTGCTCATCTATGGATAGTTTTGTGGATAAGGTTCTTAACAGCAATATTGTCTCGGAGCCTTTGCACAATCATTGGAGTGAAGCAAATTCATCTGCCAGTGGTGGCTGGGCTCCACTTGATTCGATTgtgaaaaatgtaaaaattggGGCTCATCCAAATTTTTCCGATGTTCATGTCAATAGTTCTTCCTACACTGATATGTTACGAAGTGAAGGGACAAGTGGCTTCTCTCACCTTGGTCAGTTTCAATCAGATTGCAGTCTAGCAGAGATAGAGTTTAACCCTTCCTGCTTTGGCAGTGGGATCTTTTCACAGAGAGATAATTTTGTAATCCAACAAAGGTGCCATCAGATAACTAATTGTGGTACTTCTGCTGACTATTCCCAAGAACGACGTGGCAATGAATCCGAAAAAGCGTTGAATTCACTAAGTACAGCCAATAAGTATACCCAAATCCAAGAGGAGAGTAAAACCTTTGATGAAGCAACCATGAAACCGTCACTTGatgtgaaaagaagaaaaaaggaaaattcttctccattttttctgTTAAAG ACCATGAAAGCAGATCAAGGAGTAGGCCAATCCATTCAAGCGTTAGATGACAAGAAAAGGAAACCTGAACAAAATCCAGCTGATAATATCTGCTGTCAACTCGTAGGTAAACAAGTTAAAGACAGTTCTACTAGTGGGGATGCTTCAAAAGAAGACTATGTTCATGTGAGAGCCAAAAGAGGCCAAGCAACCAACAGTCATAGCCTTGCAGAGAGA GTGAGGAGAGAAAAAATTAGAGAGCGAATGAAATATTTACAAGATCTTGTTCCAGGATGTAGTAAg ATCACAGGAAAGGCAGTAATGCTTGATGAGATCATCAACTATGTTTTGTCATTGCAACGGCAAGTTGAG GAGCAACACATTAAGTTCCCAGGAAATGCTGCCTGCCCCATGCATTTGTGGTAG